In Asterias amurensis chromosome 4, ASM3211899v1, one genomic interval encodes:
- the LOC139935877 gene encoding uncharacterized protein, translating to MPASIHPSLELNVNIPIIFDFVRANYLNKSLTSLSFEVFEIICKTHSVELIFSSRLQSRIRCLVSNLIKRWKKSWSGSGAKKSFKNWCDQTSFWKIHVLSTELAGHALVNKVKTLKSQAKKLKRENRNREITRLARRSLSHKRFKARDISSYSRSQQFKVKSRLKDHCAAVLKFLGLHGYEAHTVQVKNSNTKEFETFTVVDTAEKNEASNSSKLSEKNLEKINLAVLVKDSYNISDEAFNALAKISNLPRLCAVKKQGKQIGKNLSVTKTPSDKPGIQRSLEELLKLKIEDLARCKKIDAEHSDIHVKLTGDGTFVGKHIHFVNVTFTVLNDEDLNLAS from the coding sequence ATGCCAGCAAGTATTCACCCGTCACTTGAACTGAATGTCAATATTCCtataatttttgattttgttagaGCAAATTATTTGAACAAATCTTTGACAAGTTTGTCATTCGAAGTATTTGAAATTATATGTAAGACACATTCAGTTGAGTTAATATTTTCATCCCGTTTACAGAGTCGAATCAGGTGTTTGGtttcaaatttgattaaacGCTGGAAAAAATCCTGGTCAGGTAGTGgagcaaaaaaatcattcaagaaTTGGTGTGATCAAACCTCATTTTGGAAGATCCATGTCCTGTCAACTGAGTTGGCAGGACATGCACTTGTAAACAAAGTCAAAACATTGAAAAGTCAAGCAAAAAAGCTTAAAAGAGAAAACAGGAACAGAGAAATTACAAGACTTGCTAGAAGAAGCCTCTCACATAAACGGTTCAAAGCTAGAGATATAAGTTCTTACAGTCGAAGTCAGCAATTTAAAGTCAAATCTAGACTTAAAGATCATTGCGCAGCAGTATTGAAATTTCTTGGACTGCATGGTTACGAAGCTCACACTGTTCAAGTGAAAAACAGTAACACTAAAGAATTTGAAACATTTACTGTTGTTGACACTGCGGAGAAAAACGAAGCATCAAATTCCTCCAAGCTATCAGAAAAAAATCTAGAAAAGATTAACCTTGCAGTTCTGGTTAAGGATTCTTATAACATTTCTGATGAAGCATTTAATGCCCTTGCTAAAATCTCAAATTTACCAAGGTTATGTGCTGTGAAAAAGCAAGGCAAACAAATTGGAAAGAATCTGTCTGTAACAAAAACACCATCAGACAAGCCAGGGATTCAGAGAAGTCTTGAAGAACTGCTTAAGTTGAAAATTGAAGATTTGGCAAGGTGCAAAAAAATTGACGCTGAACACAGTGACATCCATGTGAAACTGACAGGGGACGGAACATTCGTGGGAAAACACATTCACTTTGTTAATGTAACTTTCACTGTTCTTAATGATGAGGACCTTAACCTCGCCTCATAG